Genomic window (Aminivibrio sp.):
TTCCGCCGCGCCCCTCACCAGGGCGGCAACAGCACTCCTGCCAAGCGAATCTCCTTCGGCAGGAAGATACCGCAGATGGGATGGATTCCTCCGGAAATACTCCAGTTCCGACAGCTTTCCGAAAATGAGCTCCGCTGCGCGGTTTTCCTCTCCCGAGAAGGAAACGCTCGGGACGGAAACGAGTTCCAGAAGAAGACGGTATAGATCTTCACTGTCAAGGGATACCACGCTGGTTTTCCTCCTGCCGGCTCTGCAGCGCTTCCCTGGCCGGACGGCTCATGGACACTTCGATGGGCTCGGTGGCGTTCAGGTGAACATCCATCTGGGGGAAGGCCACGGCAATGTTCTTTTCCTCGAAGAGAGAGACAAGGCGGAACCGGAGGTCGCTGGGCACCTTCACCGTGGAGGCATTGGTCATGTCCACCCAGAAGAAGAGGCTGAATTCCAGAGCGTTGGGCCCGAAGTCCCGGAAAACCACGTAGGGCTCAGGCTTTTTCAGCACCCTCGAATGATCATCCGCCGCCTTAAGCAGCAGCTTCTCCACTTCCCTCGCGTCCGAGCCGTACGCCACTCCTACGTTGATCTTGAGCCGGATCTTCTGGTCTGTGAGGTTCCAGTTGATGATCTTGTTGTTCAGGAAATAGCTGTTCGGTATAAGCACGTCGATGTTGTCGAAGGTCTTCACCCTGGTGGACCGGGAGCCGATCTCCTCCACGGTGGCGAACAAGCCGTCTATCTCGATGGTGTCGTCCGGCCTTATGGGCTTTGAGAGCATCAGGATGAAACCGCTGATGAGGTTGTTGAAGAAGTTCTGGGCGCCGAAACCGATGCCGATGGCCAGGGCACCGCCAAGGAAGGCGAACGCCGTGAGGGGAATGCCGACCAGGTCAAGGGCCGACAGGATGAAGGAGACCATGAAGACATAGAAGAGAATCTGCTGGGTGGCCTTCCGGGCCGACAAGTCGAGGCCGAATCTCTTGAGCAGCGTCCTGCCGAGAAAGGCGGTGAGTCTGCCGCTCAGGAAGAACGCCGCGATGAAGAGGATAATGGCAAGAACGAGCTTCGCTATGGTGACATCGAAGCCATCGCCGGACCAGAGGGAAATGTTCCAGAAGGCCAGGAAGCGGTCCTTGCTTAAACGGGTGACCTGCTCGGCGATGCGCACGGCGTCGATCTGGTTGTCAAGCTCCTCCTGAAACCGGTTGTAGTTGTTGAAAAGACCAAGCAGCATGGCCACGGTAGCATTGGTGGTCTGGACAGTCTTGTCCAGCGCCTCGATACGCTTCTGGATCCTTGTGGCGACTGCATTGTTTGCTTTCACCTCCTCAAGCTCTTTCTGGGCTGCGAGAATATCGGCCTGCATGGAGGCAAGCTTCCGCTGCTGGACCTGGAACATATTCTCCAGATCCTTGATCCTGTTCTTCACGCTGCTGCGGTAGTCCCATATTTCCTGAGACTTTACCGTCCCCTGGATGAGGCCGTACCGCACCTCCCAGATCCTCCTGTTTTCGTCAAGCACCATGAGTTCCTGTTCCGCCTGTTCAAGGGCTGCCTGGTTGTGCTTCAGCCAAGCTTCCCTTTCCGCGACACTTGCCCGGGCCACCAGCCGCTGCTGGTCGTTCCGCGCCGAGCTCAGTTCGCCCTGAGCCCTGGTAAGAGCGCTGCGCAGCTTTTCCCGCTCCGCCTGGAGGGCAGCGATTTTCTCCCGTGTTTTTGTGATCTCCTGGGCAATCGCTTCCATCCGGCCGTTCCTGTCCGCTTCATCGAAATGCAGGTTTTTCCTGACGCCTTCGAGGTCATTTCCCAATATTTTTTTCTGGGCCTCGAGGAAAGTTCGCCGAACATTATTGGCTTCCAGATTGGTTTTCTGGAGGAAAACGGTTACCCTCGCCGTCTCCAGATCTGCCTCGGCCTCGCGGAGCTGGAGTTCTTTCGTCATGGCCTTTCCTTCCGGCGTTTGAGCCTCCCGCCGGAGTTCTTCCACCCTTCCCTCAAGCTGGGTGACCTGGCCCCCGAGGTTTTCGAGAGAGCCTTCGGCGAGGCGTATGGATGAAAGGACCGATTTCAGTCTCTGGTCAACCCCTTCAAACTGGTTGCGGACGTTTTCATAGAAAGAGAGATTGTAAGGTGGATTTTCCTTGATGAAAGACGTTCCTTCGCTGACGGAGGCTTCGGCGGCTTCTTCCTTTGCCCGGGCGAGGTTTTCAAGAGCGGTATTGTACATGGAGTAGACGTTCTGGAGGGCCCCGAGGGCTACGGTGAGTCTCCGAATGGCCTCGGACTCCACGCCGTCATCGGTCCGGATCTCTTCCTTCTGCTTGAGGTAGAGGTCAATCTCCTTCTGGATATCCTCGATCCGCTGGGCAATTCCTTCCGGGGTCGACGGTGGTTTCCATTCCTCTTTCGCACCGTTGACGGGGGCCGGAGCCTGGGGGACATCCTGGGAAGCCGTCTCCGCGGCTGCAAGCAGAGATACCGGGGCCAGAACAGCATAGAAAAACACAAGAATGATGACCAGAAATTGTCCCGGTCGGGGCAGTTTTCCGTATCGACCTGTCTTCACATGTACGACCTCCTTTGCAGAATTTTCTCACACATACAGACCGAAGGCGGGAGGAATCCCCCGCCTTGTCTGTTCGTTTGTTCTTCCTGGTTTCCTACGCGGGGAAAAGTTCTTTCATTATGTCTTCCACGTGCTCCATCTTCTCTACCTTTGTAACGTTGGAACCGCAGAAGAAAAGACCATCCTCCCAGTTCCCCCTGAAGGCGTCTATAAGGGCCTGGGCGATGCAGAAGGTTTCCCGCTCCGTCTTGTAGCGGCAATGGGTGAGACAGTTGGCGATACAGGGCTTGCTCTCCACGTGCCCCTTGAGGTACTGGTCGATGAAGGGCGACCGGAGAGCTCTTCCGGGCAGGCCGGCAGGGCTCTGGATGATCACCACGTCATCTTCCCCGGCGTCGATGTAGGCCTGCTTGAAGCGCTCCGAGGCATCCCCCTCGAAAGTGCACGCAAACCTTGTCCCCATCTGCACTCCCTTTGCACCCAGGCCGAAAGCCCACTCCATGTCCCTTCTGTCCCAGATTCCTCCGGCGGCAATGACGGGAACATCCTTCCCCATTTCTTTCTCCACGTACTCCACAAGCTCCGGAACCACCTTCTCCAGGGAGAACTCGTCGTCCTCCACCTGGTCCATCTTGGTTACACCAAGATGGCCTCCGGCGTACTTCGGCGTTTCCACCACAAAGCCGTCAGGAAGCCTGCCGTAGGTCTTTTCCCACCGCCTGGAGATCAGGTTTGCGGCCTTTACTGTGCTGACGATGGGAACGAGGGCCACGTCGGGATACTCCTTCGCGTATTCGGGAAGCCGGAGGGGAAGCCCCGCACCGGAGATAATCACGTCCACACCGCCCTCGCAGGCGGATTTCACGTGGCGATCGTAATCCGTGAGGGCCACCATGCAGTTGACGGCAATAACCCCCTCGGGCCCTGCTATTTCCCGGGCATCCTGAATTGCGTCCTTCACCGCGAGTTGGTTGGCTTCGAAATAATTCCGGCCGTTGTAGTAAGGGGAATTACAGGCCAGTCCGACGCTGGCGATAGTTCCCACTCCGCCGCATCGGGCTACGTGCCCGGCAAGGTTCGGCCCGGAAATGGCTACCCCCATCCCCCCTTGGATCATCGGGTACAGGGGTTGGTGTTTCCCTATCTTCAATACCGGAAGTTGGTTCAAAGGGCTCTCTCCTCTTCTAATAATTGAACTGCCGGCGCTCCCGGCGGCGTTCCATCCCGGGGACCGGTGCATGCGGCGCGCCGTACCGTGCTATTCTATCCCACACGCAAGCATTCAATCAAGGAAGAAATACGGAAGGACCGAAAAGGAGCTGCTCAATCCCTACTCCTTCTCCCTAAATCCGCAAATTTTTCAGGCAGAGGGAATGTCGCCGGGCACAGCGCCCGGGCCGAGAAACCGACACGGATGTCGGTTTCAGGTGCAGTTGTCAAGGACGACAATCTGCACCGGCGGCCCAAGCGAGCACCGGTGACACTCCCCGCTGCCTGCGGATTTAGGTTCTCTCTTCATTGACTGGGAAACGGCCGGAGTATACCATTAGGCGAAGGTAGATCACTCTTGAACTATACTGGAGGGGAAAGCGTGTTCACCATCAAGGAGTTCCTTCGGACTGAGGTCAAACCTGCGCTCGGATGTACCGAGCCCGGAGCGGTGGCACTAGCCGTCGCCCGGGCAAAGGAAGAACTTGGGGGACCGGTGGATTCGATAACGGTTACGGTGAGCGACAGCATCTACAAGAACGGGGTCGACGTTGGGATCCCGGGGACGGAGGGCCTG
Coding sequences:
- a CDS encoding mechanosensitive ion channel domain-containing protein, encoding MKTGRYGKLPRPGQFLVIILVFFYAVLAPVSLLAAAETASQDVPQAPAPVNGAKEEWKPPSTPEGIAQRIEDIQKEIDLYLKQKEEIRTDDGVESEAIRRLTVALGALQNVYSMYNTALENLARAKEEAAEASVSEGTSFIKENPPYNLSFYENVRNQFEGVDQRLKSVLSSIRLAEGSLENLGGQVTQLEGRVEELRREAQTPEGKAMTKELQLREAEADLETARVTVFLQKTNLEANNVRRTFLEAQKKILGNDLEGVRKNLHFDEADRNGRMEAIAQEITKTREKIAALQAEREKLRSALTRAQGELSSARNDQQRLVARASVAEREAWLKHNQAALEQAEQELMVLDENRRIWEVRYGLIQGTVKSQEIWDYRSSVKNRIKDLENMFQVQQRKLASMQADILAAQKELEEVKANNAVATRIQKRIEALDKTVQTTNATVAMLLGLFNNYNRFQEELDNQIDAVRIAEQVTRLSKDRFLAFWNISLWSGDGFDVTIAKLVLAIILFIAAFFLSGRLTAFLGRTLLKRFGLDLSARKATQQILFYVFMVSFILSALDLVGIPLTAFAFLGGALAIGIGFGAQNFFNNLISGFILMLSKPIRPDDTIEIDGLFATVEEIGSRSTRVKTFDNIDVLIPNSYFLNNKIINWNLTDQKIRLKINVGVAYGSDAREVEKLLLKAADDHSRVLKKPEPYVVFRDFGPNALEFSLFFWVDMTNASTVKVPSDLRFRLVSLFEEKNIAVAFPQMDVHLNATEPIEVSMSRPAREALQSRQEENQRGIP
- a CDS encoding nitronate monooxygenase family protein, coding for MNQLPVLKIGKHQPLYPMIQGGMGVAISGPNLAGHVARCGGVGTIASVGLACNSPYYNGRNYFEANQLAVKDAIQDAREIAGPEGVIAVNCMVALTDYDRHVKSACEGGVDVIISGAGLPLRLPEYAKEYPDVALVPIVSTVKAANLISRRWEKTYGRLPDGFVVETPKYAGGHLGVTKMDQVEDDEFSLEKVVPELVEYVEKEMGKDVPVIAAGGIWDRRDMEWAFGLGAKGVQMGTRFACTFEGDASERFKQAYIDAGEDDVVIIQSPAGLPGRALRSPFIDQYLKGHVESKPCIANCLTHCRYKTERETFCIAQALIDAFRGNWEDGLFFCGSNVTKVEKMEHVEDIMKELFPA